The following coding sequences lie in one Deinobacterium chartae genomic window:
- a CDS encoding aldo/keto reductase family protein, producing the protein MEYRRLGNSGMKVSEISLGGWVTFGASVNDQQMVRDIVVKAYESGINFFDQADVYARGKSEEMMGAVLREFPRHTLVVSSKVFWPMSDHINDRGLSRKHVLESIDGSLKRLGTDYLDIYFAHRYDPETPMEEIVMAFDHVVRSGRAMYWGTSEWTAAQIAEAVTFARANGLHAPVTEQPQYSMLYRDRVEKEILPATTRHGVGLVVWSPLAMGMLTGKYDEGMPEGSRLSDNEGFAKSFLTEANRERVKALKPIADDLGLTRSQLALAWALRQPGVSSVITGATKVHQVEDNVKAAGVKLSEDVISRIDQILAS; encoded by the coding sequence ATGGAATATCGCAGACTGGGTAACAGCGGCATGAAGGTCTCCGAGATCAGCCTGGGTGGCTGGGTCACCTTTGGTGCCTCGGTGAACGACCAGCAGATGGTGCGCGACATCGTCGTCAAGGCGTACGAGAGCGGCATCAACTTCTTTGACCAGGCCGACGTGTACGCGCGCGGCAAGAGCGAGGAGATGATGGGGGCCGTACTGCGCGAGTTCCCGCGCCACACCCTGGTGGTCTCGAGCAAGGTCTTCTGGCCGATGTCCGATCACATCAACGACCGGGGCCTCTCGCGCAAGCACGTCCTCGAGAGCATCGACGGCTCGCTGAAGCGTCTGGGTACCGACTACCTCGACATCTACTTCGCGCACCGCTATGATCCCGAAACCCCCATGGAAGAGATCGTGATGGCCTTTGATCACGTGGTGCGCAGCGGACGGGCCATGTACTGGGGCACCTCCGAGTGGACGGCGGCCCAGATCGCCGAGGCGGTCACCTTCGCGCGGGCCAACGGCCTGCACGCTCCGGTCACCGAGCAGCCGCAGTACAGCATGCTGTACCGCGACCGGGTCGAAAAAGAGATCCTGCCCGCCACCACCCGCCACGGCGTGGGTCTGGTGGTCTGGAGCCCGCTGGCCATGGGCATGCTGACCGGCAAGTACGACGAGGGCATGCCCGAAGGCAGCCGTCTCAGCGACAACGAGGGCTTTGCCAAGAGCTTCTTGACCGAGGCCAACCGCGAGCGCGTAAAGGCCCTCAAGCCCATTGCCGACGATCTGGGCCTGACCCGTTCGCAGCTGGCGCTGGCCTGGGCGCTGCGCCAGCCCGGCGTGTCCAGCGTGATCACCGGGGCGACCAAGGTGCATCAGGTCGAGGACAACGTCAAGGCTGCCGGCGTGAAGCTCAGCGAGGACGTCATCAGCCGCATCGATCAGATCCTGGCTTCCTGA
- the panB gene encoding 3-methyl-2-oxobutanoate hydroxymethyltransferase, which translates to MKKTVPDFAVHKGGTPMVVVTAYDYAAGQQAQAAGVDAILVGDSLGMVVLGYESTALVTLEDMIHHARAVRRGAPDTFMVVDLPFGSYQTGVNDALRASVRLVKEGMADAVKLEGGVHYQDTVRAIVSAGIPVMGHVGLLPQTAAVQGGLKVQGKSSEAAARILEDALAVEQAGAYSVVLEAVPAKLAALITSRLSIPTVGIGAGAACDGQVLVYHDLLGIFDRFRPKFVKAYAELGVTSVQALTRYALEVRERTFPGPEHGFAVKDEVLEKLY; encoded by the coding sequence ATGAAGAAGACCGTTCCCGACTTCGCGGTCCACAAGGGAGGCACGCCGATGGTGGTCGTGACCGCCTACGATTACGCTGCAGGGCAGCAGGCCCAGGCGGCGGGAGTGGACGCGATCCTGGTGGGCGACAGCCTGGGCATGGTGGTGCTGGGCTACGAGAGTACCGCGCTCGTCACCCTCGAGGACATGATCCACCATGCCCGCGCCGTGCGCCGGGGTGCCCCCGACACCTTCATGGTGGTCGATCTGCCGTTTGGCAGCTACCAGACCGGCGTGAACGACGCGCTGCGCGCCTCGGTGCGCCTGGTCAAGGAAGGCATGGCCGATGCGGTCAAGCTCGAGGGCGGCGTGCACTACCAGGACACGGTACGGGCCATCGTAAGCGCCGGGATTCCGGTGATGGGCCACGTCGGTCTGCTGCCGCAAACTGCGGCGGTGCAGGGCGGGCTCAAGGTGCAGGGCAAGAGCAGCGAGGCGGCCGCACGTATCCTCGAAGACGCCCTGGCCGTCGAGCAGGCCGGGGCTTACAGCGTGGTGCTCGAGGCGGTCCCGGCCAAACTGGCCGCGCTGATCACCTCGAGGCTCTCCATTCCCACCGTGGGCATCGGGGCCGGAGCGGCCTGCGACGGGCAGGTGCTGGTCTATCACGACCTTCTGGGCATCTTCGACCGTTTCCGGCCCAAGTTCGTCAAGGCCTACGCCGAGCTGGGCGTGACCTCGGTGCAGGCGCTCACCCGCTATGCCCTCGAGGTGCGTGAGCGCACGTTCCCGGGACCGGAGCACGGCTTTGCGGTCAAGGACGAGGTGCTGGAGAAGCTGTACTGA
- the minE gene encoding cell division topological specificity factor MinE: MFWGNRKRSKDALKNRLELVLAYDRAQIPPGKVDALRRDLMEVVQRYFPTSPGRVAPNVEVEQRGDTVVLVANIPLGNG; this comes from the coding sequence ATGTTCTGGGGTAACCGCAAGCGCAGCAAGGACGCTCTTAAAAACCGCCTCGAGCTGGTCTTGGCTTACGACCGTGCCCAGATTCCGCCGGGCAAGGTGGACGCGCTGCGCCGTGACCTGATGGAGGTGGTGCAGCGCTACTTCCCGACCTCGCCCGGCCGGGTTGCCCCCAACGTCGAAGTGGAGCAGCGCGGCGACACGGTGGTGTTGGTCGCCAACATCCCGCTGGGCAACGGCTAG
- a CDS encoding fibronectin type III domain-containing protein encodes MNAKITLGILTLTAALAACGGGPTQTAPANPATFTAAATSSRSAELRWSAVTGAAGFVLERKTAGGSYATVANHLPASNTHWADSNLNPATTYTYRLKAYNAAGSSGGVEANVTTPAPGDTRFNLSVAPEALTVQSGRTGSVQVTVSAPEDGQVTLSLEGDVVGSGENRVQGQFVSNPVPGGQTALQLTVGSAVPVGTHLLTVRGRNGDAERTATLRLTVERWLLVDDDRSGNNWGADPTQPSKAFDSAADSRARSALEAADKAFDVVAVGYSGSGQAQDEPDGPSTEQLRRYSGVLWYTGSTFASPLTQGDLDHLQEFLDAGERRLILVSPGLLHNAVGGRSESWQNMPNPVTPAFAFAQQIVGVDQIYFQFGSGGDYSVSGVPGTVTEGASGNVTASVRAFMRPLHPAAALLTAPLGEENAAVAIGRAAAGGRNSSKVVLAGVTLGSVAPNAAHTLLDRLMKF; translated from the coding sequence ATGAACGCGAAAATTACGCTTGGCATCCTGACCCTGACCGCCGCTCTGGCCGCCTGTGGAGGGGGTCCGACCCAGACCGCTCCTGCCAATCCCGCCACGTTTACGGCCGCAGCCACCTCGAGCCGCAGCGCCGAACTGCGCTGGAGTGCCGTGACCGGCGCTGCAGGCTTCGTCCTCGAGCGCAAGACCGCCGGCGGCAGCTACGCCACGGTAGCGAACCACCTGCCTGCCAGCAACACCCACTGGGCCGACAGCAACCTCAACCCCGCTACCACCTACACCTATCGGCTCAAGGCCTACAACGCCGCCGGTAGCAGCGGCGGCGTCGAGGCCAATGTCACCACGCCCGCTCCGGGTGATACACGCTTTAACCTCTCGGTGGCCCCCGAGGCCCTGACCGTTCAGAGCGGCCGGACCGGATCGGTGCAGGTCACGGTCTCCGCGCCCGAGGACGGTCAGGTGACGCTGTCCCTCGAGGGGGACGTGGTGGGCAGCGGGGAGAACCGGGTTCAGGGGCAGTTTGTCAGCAACCCTGTACCCGGGGGACAGACCGCCCTGCAGTTGACCGTGGGCTCAGCTGTGCCCGTAGGCACTCACCTGCTGACCGTGCGTGGCCGCAACGGCGATGCGGAGCGCACGGCCACGCTGCGCCTCACGGTGGAGCGCTGGCTGCTGGTGGACGACGACCGCAGCGGCAACAACTGGGGTGCTGATCCTACCCAGCCATCCAAGGCCTTCGATTCGGCCGCGGACAGCCGGGCCCGCAGTGCGCTCGAGGCGGCCGACAAGGCCTTTGACGTGGTGGCTGTGGGCTACAGCGGCAGCGGCCAGGCCCAGGACGAGCCCGATGGCCCCTCTACCGAACAGCTGCGCCGTTACAGCGGCGTGCTGTGGTACACCGGCAGCACCTTCGCCAGCCCGCTTACCCAGGGAGACCTCGACCACCTCCAGGAGTTCTTGGATGCCGGGGAGCGCCGCCTGATCCTGGTGTCGCCGGGTCTGTTGCACAACGCGGTCGGCGGGCGCAGCGAGTCGTGGCAGAACATGCCCAATCCGGTCACTCCGGCCTTCGCGTTCGCGCAGCAGATCGTGGGCGTGGACCAGATCTACTTCCAGTTCGGCAGCGGCGGCGACTACAGCGTGAGCGGCGTGCCCGGCACGGTCACCGAGGGTGCTTCCGGCAACGTCACCGCTTCGGTGCGGGCGTTTATGCGACCCCTCCATCCGGCAGCCGCGCTGCTGACCGCACCCCTGGGCGAGGAGAACGCCGCGGTGGCGATCGGTCGTGCGGCCGCCGGCGGTCGGAACAGCTCCAAGGTGGTGCTGGCCGGGGTGACGCTGGGCAGCGTTGCCCCCAACGCCGCGCATACGCTGCTAGACCGCCTGATGAAGTTCTGA
- the hflX gene encoding GTPase HflX, which yields MTELSSEIRREVSVVLDRRGRVLTVSVSDAGKTELPPISGSESRLSGFHLVHTHPKGGALSKGDLSALFLNRLDAIAAIEVRPDGLPGRAHLAHLTPPNATLEEEDWRIHPPQTVQQLEEFDLGAQVQALEEEFSRFARTREAKKGRERALLVQVDTGLLDAEERLAELSELARTSGAEVVYRELIYRRVVKSGTLIGAGKLEELTSKAYHLDADLLIFGQELSPAQAREIEAFTGLKVIDRTQLILDIFALHAQGVESRAQVELAQLRYMKPRLLGQGTALSRLGGGIGTRGPGETKLEMDRRHINDRIAELEREIEGISKRRAERRKSRGRNAVPVIGIVGYTNAGKSTLLNHLTHAPEGQGVLAENKLFATLRPTSRQGFLPGIGGVILTDTVGFIRDLPADLQRAFRATLEELGESDLLLHLVDAATPGLEGRLEAVERILRDLDLAEIPQVVVLNKADQANPRALEEATDRYDALAISALTGAGVPELRMKLAARLEAGGADLRDPALIGNAYAEKSVSL from the coding sequence ATGACCGAACTCTCGTCGGAAATCCGGCGTGAGGTTTCCGTCGTGCTGGACCGTCGCGGGCGCGTACTGACCGTCTCGGTGAGCGACGCGGGTAAAACCGAGCTGCCCCCGATCAGCGGCAGCGAAAGTCGTCTCAGCGGCTTTCACCTCGTACACACGCACCCCAAGGGCGGAGCGCTCTCCAAAGGCGACCTCTCCGCGCTCTTTTTGAACCGGCTGGACGCCATCGCCGCGATCGAAGTGCGCCCCGACGGCCTGCCCGGCCGCGCGCACCTCGCGCACCTCACGCCGCCCAACGCCACCCTCGAGGAAGAGGACTGGCGCATTCACCCGCCGCAGACCGTGCAGCAGCTCGAGGAGTTCGACCTGGGCGCCCAGGTGCAGGCCCTCGAGGAGGAGTTCTCGCGCTTCGCCCGCACCCGTGAGGCGAAAAAAGGCCGCGAGCGCGCCCTGCTGGTACAGGTGGACACCGGCCTGCTCGACGCCGAGGAGCGACTGGCCGAACTCTCCGAACTCGCGCGCACTTCGGGAGCCGAGGTGGTGTACCGCGAACTGATCTACCGCCGGGTCGTGAAGTCCGGCACCCTGATCGGCGCGGGCAAGCTCGAGGAGCTGACCTCCAAGGCCTATCACCTCGACGCCGACCTCTTGATTTTCGGGCAGGAGCTCTCTCCCGCGCAGGCGCGCGAGATCGAGGCTTTTACCGGACTCAAGGTCATCGACCGCACCCAGCTGATCCTAGACATCTTCGCGCTGCACGCCCAGGGCGTGGAGTCGCGCGCCCAGGTCGAACTCGCACAGCTGCGCTACATGAAACCGCGCCTGCTCGGCCAGGGCACGGCGCTGAGCCGCCTGGGCGGCGGTATCGGTACGCGCGGTCCCGGTGAGACCAAGCTCGAGATGGACCGCCGCCACATCAACGACCGCATCGCCGAGCTCGAGCGCGAGATCGAAGGCATCTCCAAGCGCCGCGCCGAGCGCCGCAAGTCGCGCGGGCGCAACGCGGTCCCGGTCATCGGCATCGTGGGTTACACCAACGCCGGCAAGAGCACGCTCTTGAACCACCTGACCCACGCCCCCGAGGGCCAGGGCGTGCTGGCCGAGAACAAGCTGTTCGCCACGCTGCGCCCCACCTCGAGGCAGGGTTTCTTGCCCGGCATCGGCGGCGTGATCCTCACCGACACGGTGGGCTTTATCCGCGACCTGCCCGCCGACTTGCAGCGCGCCTTCCGCGCCACCCTCGAGGAACTGGGGGAGTCCGACCTGCTGCTGCACCTGGTAGACGCCGCCACTCCCGGCCTGGAGGGCCGCCTCGAGGCGGTCGAACGGATCTTGCGCGACCTGGACCTGGCAGAAATTCCTCAGGTGGTCGTCCTGAACAAGGCCGATCAGGCGAACCCCCGTGCCCTCGAGGAGGCCACCGATCGCTATGACGCCCTGGCGATCTCGGCGCTGACCGGGGCAGGCGTCCCGGAACTGCGTATGAAACTTGCCGCAAGACTCGAGGCGGGCGGAGCCGATCTGCGTGATCCGGCACTCATCGGGAACGCCTACGCTGAGAAGAGCGTATCTCTCTAG
- the minD gene encoding septum site-determining protein MinD → MNAKVIVVTSGKGGVGKTTTTANIGAGLAKLGEKVVVIDVDVGLRNLDVVMGLESRVVFDLVDVLEGNCRVRQALIRDKRVENLYLLPASQTRDKDALDPDKMRQIVNILMQEEGFDRVLIDSPAGIESGFKTASAPAQGALVVVNPEVSSVRDADRIIGLLEAGDLREIKLVINRLRPKMVASGNMLSVSDVLEILGHKPIGIVPEDEGILVSTNVGEPAVLGSSRAGQAFMNTARRIHGEEVPFMNLEEERGFLATLRRLFGGA, encoded by the coding sequence TTGAACGCCAAAGTCATCGTCGTGACCTCGGGGAAGGGCGGCGTCGGTAAAACCACCACCACGGCCAACATTGGCGCCGGACTCGCCAAGCTCGGCGAGAAGGTCGTGGTGATCGACGTCGACGTCGGACTGCGCAACCTCGACGTGGTGATGGGCCTCGAGAGCCGCGTGGTCTTTGACCTCGTAGACGTCCTCGAGGGCAACTGTCGGGTGCGGCAGGCGCTCATCCGTGACAAGCGTGTCGAGAACCTGTATCTGCTTCCTGCCTCGCAGACCCGCGACAAGGACGCGCTCGATCCGGACAAGATGCGCCAGATCGTGAACATCTTGATGCAGGAGGAGGGCTTCGACCGGGTACTGATCGACTCGCCCGCCGGCATCGAGAGCGGTTTCAAGACCGCTTCGGCTCCGGCGCAGGGCGCTTTGGTCGTGGTGAACCCCGAGGTGTCCAGCGTGCGCGACGCGGACCGGATCATCGGACTGCTCGAGGCGGGTGACCTGCGCGAGATCAAGCTGGTCATCAACCGCCTGCGCCCCAAGATGGTGGCCAGCGGCAATATGCTGTCGGTCAGCGATGTGCTCGAGATCCTGGGACACAAGCCGATCGGTATTGTTCCCGAGGACGAGGGCATCTTGGTGTCCACCAACGTCGGCGAGCCCGCTGTGCTGGGCAGTTCGAGGGCCGGACAGGCCTTTATGAACACCGCGCGGCGTATTCACGGTGAGGAGGTGCCCTTCATGAACCTCGAGGAGGAACGCGGTTTCCTGGCTACCTTGCGTCGCCTGTTCGGGGGTGCTTGA
- a CDS encoding tetratricopeptide repeat protein, translating into MTNLSTLWQQTSQALSSEHFERAFELLERGFRSARSQERARIALWAAELHGLYGETGAEDGLHYLHMALDQDPAIGQDPLYRALHAELASYLPEQGSGFQPREAALEVLQAVSDTPARFHAACALLNLGALPEALGALEKLDWQSLDPYLRWRYFSWLGGALEQSNRLEDAATAYGRAADLAPGVQRASMLQEQAAVLLSLEQASVASELLDRAWLLYYGNEDAYHLANWHYLKAQALLALGRPEEAAAQITTADDLEGSIEESSYGVQLVYGQTLMALGQPAEAAERFARAVRLASSVDRPYALHELGVAHLDADAPVEAREALLQALQDDEYPFLAEVYADLAEAEYRLGRLAEAEASATYALNQGATVAASLILGAVAFDYYHLGEALEHYTRVAEHAAPGSREWITAQQMLADVLAQDGFRDPARILEHAQAALEHTDAQDEWYTTLQGYVDRAMELLRAPGKRTLN; encoded by the coding sequence ATGACCAACCTCTCCACACTCTGGCAGCAGACCTCCCAAGCCCTCTCCAGCGAACACTTCGAACGTGCTTTTGAACTGCTGGAGCGCGGCTTTCGGAGTGCACGCAGCCAGGAACGCGCCCGAATCGCCCTGTGGGCCGCCGAACTGCACGGCCTGTACGGTGAAACCGGCGCCGAAGACGGACTGCACTACCTGCACATGGCCCTGGACCAGGACCCCGCCATCGGGCAGGATCCGCTCTACCGCGCGCTGCACGCCGAACTCGCCTCGTACCTGCCCGAGCAGGGCAGCGGCTTTCAGCCACGCGAAGCGGCCCTCGAGGTACTGCAGGCGGTCAGCGACACGCCTGCGCGCTTCCACGCCGCCTGCGCGCTTCTCAACCTAGGCGCCCTGCCCGAAGCGCTCGGCGCCCTGGAAAAGCTCGACTGGCAAAGCCTCGATCCGTACCTGCGCTGGCGCTACTTCTCGTGGCTGGGCGGGGCGCTCGAGCAGTCCAACCGCCTCGAGGACGCCGCCACCGCCTACGGCCGCGCCGCCGACCTCGCCCCCGGGGTACAGCGCGCCTCGATGCTGCAGGAGCAGGCGGCGGTGCTGCTGAGCCTCGAGCAGGCGAGCGTGGCCAGCGAACTGCTCGACCGGGCTTGGCTGCTGTATTACGGCAACGAGGACGCCTATCATCTCGCCAACTGGCACTACCTCAAGGCCCAGGCCCTGCTGGCCTTGGGCCGCCCGGAAGAGGCCGCCGCCCAGATCACGACGGCCGACGACCTCGAGGGCAGCATCGAGGAATCCTCGTACGGCGTGCAACTGGTGTACGGCCAGACCCTGATGGCCCTGGGACAGCCCGCCGAGGCAGCCGAGCGTTTCGCCCGTGCGGTGCGTCTGGCCTCCTCGGTGGACCGACCCTACGCATTGCACGAGCTCGGGGTGGCACACCTGGATGCCGACGCCCCGGTCGAGGCACGCGAGGCCCTGCTGCAGGCGCTGCAGGACGATGAGTACCCCTTCCTGGCCGAGGTCTACGCGGACCTCGCCGAGGCCGAATACCGCCTGGGCCGCCTGGCCGAGGCCGAAGCAAGTGCCACCTACGCGCTCAACCAGGGAGCGACCGTGGCCGCCAGCCTGATCCTGGGCGCGGTTGCCTTTGACTACTATCACCTCGGCGAAGCCCTCGAGCACTACACCCGCGTGGCCGAACACGCCGCTCCCGGCAGCCGCGAGTGGATCACCGCGCAGCAGATGCTGGCCGACGTGCTGGCCCAAGACGGCTTCCGCGACCCCGCACGCATCCTCGAGCACGCCCAGGCAGCCCTCGAGCACACCGACGCGCAAGACGAGTGGTACACCACCTTGCAGGGTTATGTGGACCGCGCGATGGAACTGCTGCGCGCTCCCGGCAAGCGGACCCTGAACTGA
- the ftsH gene encoding ATP-dependent zinc metalloprotease FtsH, with amino-acid sequence MNRINPWFIVLLVLAVLLIVTNGGVGGPPTVSYSKFIDLVQEQKVERVVINGNTADVTLKAPEQVQVVEPRSVLRPGGGNEPAPITRFTTTLVTNAGTPDNNLLPLLRENNVDIRQEQPSQWFGLLLTFGPVLLLVALFYFIFMRAQGGQSQVMQFGQSRAKRFGRENKVNTTFSDVAGHEEAKRELVEVVDFLKNPQKYLAIGAEIPKGVLLVGPPGTGKTLLARAVAGEADAPFFTVSASEFMEMFVGVGASRVRTLFEEARKSAPAIIFIDEIDSIGRKRGAGIGGGHDEREQTLNQILSEMDGFDKSSSVIVLAATNRPDILDPALLRPGRFDRQVTIDLPNLKEREAILRVHMRNKPIASTVNIEELARSTSYFSGADLKNVVNEAALEAGRVGKTTIDMSDFYRALDKITLGLENGSLTITEDEKRAIAYHEAGHAVTAAVLPGSDKLQKVSIIPRGRALGAAFYLPEEQVLMSKTRLENQLVVALGGRAAEEVFTGNITSGAANDFQKAMQIAKRMVLEWGMGENFQHMALGSDSGPVFLGEDIAHRKDFSEHTARLVDEDVKRILDNAYRRAKDLVTEYSAAMHEVAQALLTSELITGDVVVEAVRRAQGSPSPSLSK; translated from the coding sequence TTGAATCGCATCAATCCCTGGTTCATCGTGCTGTTGGTGCTGGCCGTTCTCCTGATCGTCACCAACGGCGGCGTGGGCGGACCGCCCACGGTGAGCTACAGCAAATTTATCGACCTGGTTCAGGAGCAGAAGGTCGAGCGGGTGGTGATCAACGGCAACACGGCCGATGTGACCCTCAAGGCCCCCGAACAGGTACAGGTCGTGGAGCCGCGCAGCGTGCTGCGCCCCGGCGGTGGTAACGAGCCCGCCCCCATCACCCGCTTTACCACTACGCTGGTCACCAACGCCGGTACCCCGGACAACAACCTGTTGCCGCTGCTGCGCGAGAACAACGTGGACATCCGGCAGGAGCAGCCCAGCCAGTGGTTTGGCCTGCTGCTGACCTTTGGCCCGGTGCTGCTGCTGGTCGCGCTGTTCTACTTCATCTTCATGCGCGCCCAGGGCGGGCAGAGCCAGGTGATGCAGTTCGGGCAGTCGCGCGCCAAGCGCTTTGGCCGCGAGAACAAGGTCAACACCACCTTCAGCGACGTGGCCGGTCATGAGGAGGCCAAGCGTGAGCTGGTCGAGGTCGTAGACTTCCTCAAGAACCCGCAGAAATACCTCGCCATCGGTGCGGAGATCCCCAAGGGCGTGCTGCTGGTCGGCCCTCCCGGTACCGGTAAGACCCTGCTGGCCCGCGCGGTTGCGGGCGAGGCCGATGCGCCCTTCTTTACCGTGTCCGCCTCGGAATTCATGGAGATGTTCGTGGGCGTGGGCGCCAGCCGTGTGCGCACGCTGTTCGAGGAAGCGCGCAAGAGTGCCCCGGCGATCATCTTCATCGACGAGATCGACTCGATCGGCCGCAAGCGCGGCGCGGGCATCGGCGGCGGTCACGACGAGCGCGAGCAGACCCTCAACCAGATCCTCTCGGAGATGGACGGCTTCGATAAGTCCTCGTCGGTGATCGTGCTGGCCGCGACCAACCGCCCGGACATCCTCGACCCGGCCCTGCTGCGCCCCGGACGCTTTGACCGTCAGGTGACCATCGACTTGCCCAACCTCAAGGAGCGCGAGGCGATCCTCCGGGTTCACATGCGCAACAAGCCGATCGCCTCCACGGTCAACATCGAGGAGCTCGCCCGGAGCACCTCGTACTTCTCGGGCGCGGATCTCAAGAACGTCGTGAACGAGGCGGCCCTCGAGGCCGGACGGGTGGGCAAGACCACCATCGACATGTCCGACTTCTACCGCGCGCTCGACAAGATCACGCTGGGCCTCGAGAACGGCAGCCTGACCATCACCGAAGACGAGAAGCGCGCCATCGCCTACCACGAGGCCGGTCACGCGGTCACGGCGGCGGTGCTGCCCGGCTCGGACAAGCTGCAAAAAGTCTCGATCATTCCGCGCGGACGTGCGCTGGGCGCAGCTTTCTACCTGCCCGAAGAGCAGGTGCTGATGAGCAAGACCCGCCTCGAGAACCAGCTGGTGGTGGCGCTGGGCGGGCGCGCGGCCGAAGAGGTCTTCACCGGCAACATCACCTCGGGCGCGGCCAACGACTTCCAGAAGGCCATGCAGATCGCCAAGCGCATGGTCCTCGAGTGGGGCATGGGCGAGAACTTCCAGCACATGGCGCTGGGTTCGGACTCGGGCCCGGTGTTCCTGGGCGAGGACATCGCGCACCGCAAGGATTTCTCCGAGCACACTGCGCGCTTGGTGGACGAAGATGTCAAACGCATTCTGGATAACGCCTACCGCCGTGCCAAGGACCTGGTGACCGAGTACTCCGCCGCGATGCACGAGGTCGCGCAGGCCCTGCTGACCAGCGAACTGATCACCGGTGACGTGGTGGTGGAAGCGGTCCGGCGGGCGCAGGGCTCCCCCTCACCCAGCCTGAGTAAATAA
- a CDS encoding FtsW/RodA/SpoVE family cell cycle protein — MVKHELTLPLLVALLLGMGLIAVSSAAIPSDFQKQLMGVGLGLIPVVAMWFLGRDRLYKLGPWLYVLSILLLTATLVVGREVNGSRNWLVLGPLQFQPLELAKMALILALATVMRGGYKGLRSYLPPLLLFFPIFALVVKEDFGGAMVLSGILIAMLIVWRMPWWHLLLGLALVATVFTTVLYPHLKPYQQKRLTIFVNPLQDPRGSGYQVIQSLIAVGSGGMMGKGYKQGTQTQKGFVYSQHSDFVFSTWAEEQGFVGAVTLLVLFGALFWRLAGMAGESPQLQDQLVISGVLGQLGVQSLENIGATLSLLPLTGITLPLISYGLSSLVSVLATLGMVYVVHRDRMKNF, encoded by the coding sequence GTGGTAAAGCACGAACTGACCCTTCCTCTTCTGGTGGCCCTGCTGCTCGGCATGGGACTCATCGCGGTGAGCTCGGCCGCCATCCCTTCGGACTTTCAAAAACAGCTGATGGGTGTGGGGCTGGGCCTGATTCCGGTGGTGGCCATGTGGTTTTTGGGGCGCGACCGCCTGTACAAACTGGGACCGTGGCTGTACGTGCTCTCGATCCTGCTGCTGACAGCCACGCTGGTGGTCGGCCGTGAGGTGAACGGTTCGCGTAACTGGCTGGTGTTGGGCCCGTTGCAGTTCCAGCCGCTCGAGCTGGCCAAGATGGCCCTGATTCTCGCTCTGGCCACCGTGATGCGTGGCGGTTATAAGGGGCTGCGCTCGTACCTGCCGCCGCTGCTGTTGTTTTTTCCGATTTTCGCGCTGGTGGTCAAGGAGGACTTCGGCGGAGCCATGGTGCTAAGCGGCATTCTGATCGCCATGCTGATCGTGTGGCGGATGCCGTGGTGGCATCTGCTGCTGGGTCTGGCCCTGGTCGCTACGGTGTTCACCACCGTGCTCTACCCGCACCTCAAGCCGTACCAGCAAAAACGCCTGACCATCTTCGTGAACCCGCTGCAAGACCCGCGCGGTTCGGGTTACCAGGTGATTCAGTCCTTGATCGCGGTCGGTTCGGGCGGCATGATGGGCAAGGGCTACAAGCAGGGTACCCAGACCCAGAAGGGCTTCGTGTACAGCCAGCACTCCGATTTTGTGTTCTCGACCTGGGCCGAAGAGCAGGGCTTTGTAGGCGCGGTTACGCTGCTGGTGCTGTTCGGTGCCCTGTTCTGGCGCCTGGCGGGAATGGCCGGAGAATCGCCGCAGTTGCAAGATCAGCTGGTGATTTCCGGGGTGCTGGGGCAGCTTGGCGTACAGTCCCTCGAGAACATCGGGGCGACGCTGTCGCTGCTGCCGCTGACCGGCATCACCCTGCCGCTGATCTCGTACGGCCTGAGCTCGCTGGTGTCGGTGCTGGCCACGCTGGGGATGGTCTACGTCGTGCACCGCGACCGTATGAAGAACTTCTGA